The Saccharothrix variisporea genome has a segment encoding these proteins:
- a CDS encoding redox-sensing transcriptional repressor Rex, translating into MVDRRGAGDEVVTTAAKRAADASTESAADVRERARAIPEAAVARLAVYLRVLSGLAEQGVTTISSEELAGAAGVNSAKLRKDLSYVGSYGTRGVGYDVEVLVSHIERILGLTRKHSVAVVGIGNLGHALANYGGFPSRGFPVAALFDIDPDLTGVPVGGIPVNHIDDITSVCAEREVSIGVIATPPQAAQAVCDRLVSAGVQCILNFAPVVLQVPDYVEVRKVDLAVEMQILSFHVARRADEAAGDVVNGVGVDGVVIRP; encoded by the coding sequence GTGGTGGATCGGCGGGGCGCGGGTGACGAGGTTGTGACCACCGCCGCCAAGAGAGCCGCCGACGCCTCCACCGAGTCCGCCGCCGACGTCCGCGAGCGCGCCCGCGCCATCCCGGAGGCCGCGGTCGCCCGCCTCGCCGTCTACCTGAGGGTGCTCTCCGGCCTGGCCGAGCAGGGCGTGACGACCATCTCCAGCGAGGAGCTGGCGGGCGCCGCCGGGGTCAACTCGGCGAAGCTCCGCAAGGACCTGTCCTACGTCGGCTCCTACGGCACGCGGGGCGTCGGCTACGACGTCGAGGTGCTCGTGAGCCACATCGAGCGCATCCTCGGGCTGACCCGGAAGCACTCCGTCGCGGTCGTCGGGATCGGTAATCTTGGTCACGCGCTGGCCAACTACGGCGGCTTCCCGAGCCGGGGTTTCCCGGTCGCCGCGCTGTTCGACATCGACCCGGACCTGACCGGAGTGCCGGTAGGTGGCATACCTGTCAACCACATCGACGACATCACGTCCGTCTGCGCCGAGCGCGAGGTCTCGATCGGGGTCATCGCGACGCCGCCGCAGGCCGCTCAAGCCGTCTGCGACCGTTTGGTATCCGCCGGAGTGCAGTGCATCCTGAACTTCGCACCCGTTGTGCTCCAAGTGCCGGACTACGTCGAGGTGCGGAAGGTCGACCTGGCGGTCGAGATGCAGATCCTGTCGTTCCACGTCGCGCGACGGGCTGACGAGGCCGCCGGTGACGTCGTCAACGGTGTCGGTGTGGACGGGGTGGTGATTCGCCCGTGA
- a CDS encoding AMP-binding protein, whose protein sequence is MTASARNVADLVRASAHRGPKHVALVDVTTANSYTWAEVDSFVDREAHRLVDAGVEPGDRVVVRLPTGPAFCVAVFGALRAGAVVVPVGPGQPARELQRVLADCGARLLVGDAGGTDVEALPEPELVAGEEFTAIGSGEDVAVLGYTSGTSGRPRGAMLSHRALLANVDQCASLRPAPVTAGDRVLLALPLFHVYGLGPGLLQVAGAGATAVLLERFDPSTALDAIREHRVTTLVGVPPMYQAILTQPVERLREDLATVRLFTSGAAPLAAGVLDALRQAVGLPVYEGYGLTETGPVLTSTLVGGVPKGGSVGRALPGVEVRLVDTDGRPLDLEEDEPGTGLVAARGANLFSGYWPDGSHGPDASGWFRTGDVGFFDEDGDLHLVDRAGDLIIVNGFNVYPHEVEQVLGELAGVAEAAAVGVPDERTGESVKVVVVPADGAELTEDAVKEHCAARLAKFKVPTVVEFAPTLPHSPTGKLARARLRLPLN, encoded by the coding sequence TTGACCGCTTCCGCTCGCAACGTCGCCGACCTGGTTCGCGCCTCCGCGCACCGTGGACCCAAGCACGTCGCACTGGTGGATGTCACGACTGCGAACAGTTACACCTGGGCCGAAGTCGACTCGTTCGTGGATCGCGAGGCTCACCGACTCGTGGACGCCGGGGTCGAGCCCGGTGACCGGGTCGTCGTGCGGCTGCCCACGGGCCCCGCGTTCTGCGTCGCCGTGTTCGGCGCGCTGCGGGCGGGGGCCGTGGTGGTGCCGGTCGGGCCGGGTCAGCCGGCGCGCGAGTTGCAGCGGGTGCTGGCGGACTGCGGCGCGCGCCTGCTCGTCGGCGACGCGGGCGGGACGGACGTCGAGGCGCTGCCCGAGCCCGAGCTGGTGGCGGGCGAGGAGTTCACCGCGATCGGGTCGGGCGAGGACGTCGCCGTGCTCGGCTACACCTCCGGCACGTCCGGTCGGCCGCGCGGGGCGATGCTGTCGCACCGGGCGCTGCTGGCCAACGTCGACCAGTGCGCGTCCCTGCGGCCCGCCCCCGTGACGGCGGGCGACCGGGTGCTGCTGGCGCTGCCGCTGTTCCACGTCTACGGGCTGGGCCCGGGGTTGTTGCAGGTCGCGGGCGCGGGCGCGACGGCCGTGCTGCTGGAGCGGTTCGACCCTTCGACGGCCTTGGACGCCATCCGCGAGCACCGCGTGACCACGCTGGTCGGCGTGCCGCCGATGTACCAGGCGATCCTCACCCAGCCCGTCGAGCGGCTGCGCGAGGACCTGGCGACCGTGCGCCTGTTCACCTCCGGCGCGGCCCCCTTGGCGGCCGGCGTGCTGGACGCGCTGCGCCAGGCCGTGGGGCTGCCGGTGTACGAGGGGTACGGGCTGACCGAGACCGGTCCCGTGCTGACGTCGACGCTGGTCGGCGGGGTGCCCAAGGGCGGTTCCGTGGGCCGGGCGCTGCCGGGCGTCGAGGTGCGCCTGGTCGACACCGACGGCCGGCCGCTGGACCTGGAGGAGGACGAGCCCGGGACGGGCCTGGTCGCCGCGCGGGGCGCCAACCTGTTCAGCGGCTACTGGCCGGACGGGTCGCACGGGCCGGACGCGTCGGGCTGGTTCCGGACCGGTGACGTGGGCTTCTTCGACGAGGACGGAGACCTGCACTTGGTGGACCGGGCGGGCGACCTGATCATCGTCAACGGCTTCAACGTGTACCCGCACGAGGTCGAGCAGGTGCTGGGCGAACTGGCGGGGGTCGCGGAGGCGGCGGCGGTCGGGGTGCCGGACGAGCGGACCGGGGAGTCGGTGAAGGTCGTGGTCGTGCCGGCGGACGGGGCGGAGCTGACCGAGGACGCCGTGAAGGAGCACTGCGCGGCGCGGCTGGCCAAGTTCAAGGTGCCGACGGTGGTGGAGTTCGCCCCGACCCTGCCGCACTCGCCCACCGGCAAGCTCGCCCGCGCCCGCCTGCGCCTGCCCCTGAACTGA
- a CDS encoding uroporphyrinogen-III synthase: protein MTRARKTPGRVAFVGSGPGDTGLLTVRARDLLAKAELVVTDPDVPSEVVALVPDGVETRPAVGDPADVAKDLVAEAKNGHTVVRLVAGDPLTLDSVVKEAHAVSKTTIAFDVVPGVPAGTAVPAYAGVALGAVHTEADVRGVTDWASLAAAPGTLVLHATGSHLAEAASSLVEHGLAPQTPVAVTADGTGFGQRTVDTTLASLAADAGDLGGPLVVTVGAAVANRAKLSWWESRALYGWRVLVPRTKEQAGAMSDRLHSHGAIPVEVPTISVEPPRSPAQMERSVKGLVDGRYQWVVFTSTNAVRAVWEKFREFGLDARAFSGVKIACVGESTAAKVRSFGIIPELVPSGEQSSEGLLADFPPYDDILDPVDRVLLPRADIATETLAAGLRERGWEIDDVTAYRTVRAAPPPADTREMIKSGGFDAVCFTSSSTVRNLVGIAGKPHARTLVACIGPQTAETAREFGLRVDVQPEDANVPALVDALAQHAARLRAEGALPPPRKTKRLRRS, encoded by the coding sequence ATGACCCGCGCACGCAAGACCCCTGGCCGCGTCGCCTTCGTGGGTTCCGGCCCCGGCGACACCGGCCTGCTCACGGTCCGTGCCCGTGACCTGCTCGCCAAGGCCGAGCTGGTGGTGACGGACCCGGACGTGCCGTCCGAGGTGGTCGCCCTCGTACCGGACGGCGTCGAGACCCGCCCGGCGGTCGGCGACCCGGCCGACGTGGCGAAGGACCTGGTCGCCGAGGCGAAGAACGGCCACACCGTGGTCCGGCTGGTGGCGGGGGACCCGCTGACCCTGGACTCCGTGGTGAAGGAGGCGCACGCCGTCTCGAAGACCACCATCGCCTTCGACGTGGTGCCGGGCGTCCCGGCGGGCACGGCGGTGCCCGCGTACGCGGGCGTGGCGCTGGGTGCCGTCCACACCGAGGCCGACGTCCGGGGCGTCACCGACTGGGCGAGCCTGGCCGCCGCGCCCGGCACGCTGGTCCTGCACGCCACCGGCAGCCACCTGGCCGAGGCCGCGTCCTCGCTGGTCGAGCACGGCCTGGCCCCGCAGACCCCGGTCGCGGTGACCGCCGACGGCACCGGCTTCGGCCAGCGCACCGTCGACACCACCCTGGCCTCCCTCGCCGCCGACGCCGGCGACCTGGGCGGACCGCTCGTGGTGACGGTCGGCGCGGCCGTGGCGAACCGCGCGAAGCTGTCCTGGTGGGAGTCCCGCGCCCTGTACGGCTGGCGGGTGCTGGTGCCGCGCACCAAGGAGCAGGCGGGCGCGATGAGCGACCGGCTGCACTCGCACGGCGCGATCCCGGTGGAGGTGCCGACCATCTCGGTCGAGCCGCCCCGCTCGCCCGCGCAGATGGAGCGCTCGGTCAAGGGCCTGGTCGACGGCCGCTACCAGTGGGTGGTGTTCACCTCGACCAACGCCGTGCGCGCGGTGTGGGAGAAGTTCCGCGAGTTCGGCCTGGACGCGCGGGCGTTCTCCGGCGTGAAGATCGCGTGCGTCGGCGAGTCCACGGCGGCGAAGGTGCGCTCGTTCGGGATCATCCCCGAGCTGGTGCCCTCCGGCGAGCAGTCCTCCGAGGGCCTGCTGGCCGACTTCCCGCCCTACGACGACATCCTCGACCCGGTGGACCGCGTGCTGCTGCCGCGGGCCGACATCGCCACCGAGACCCTGGCGGCGGGCCTGCGCGAGCGCGGCTGGGAGATCGACGACGTGACGGCCTACCGGACCGTCCGGGCCGCCCCGCCGCCCGCCGACACGCGTGAGATGATCAAGTCCGGCGGGTTCGACGCGGTGTGCTTCACCTCGTCGTCCACGGTCCGGAACCTGGTCGGCATCGCCGGCAAGCCGCACGCCCGGACGCTGGTGGCGTGCATCGGCCCGCAGACGGCGGAGACCGCGCGCGAGTTCGGCCTCCGGGTGGACGTGCAGCCCGAGGACGCCAACGTGCCGGCCCTGGTCGACGCGCTGGCCCAGCACGCGGCCCGGCTCCGTGCTGAAGGCGCCTTGCCGCCGCCTCGCAAGACCAAGCGTTTGCGCCGCTCGTAA
- a CDS encoding glutamyl-tRNA reductase — translation MSVLVVGLSHRTTPVPVLERVAVADSDLGKVLDQLLEAPSVSEAVLLSTCNRVEVYAVVETFHGGMNEVVEVLAHQAAAEPADLFEHLYVHYSAAAVEHLFSVAGGLDSMVVGEAQILGQLRTAYNRADEAGVVGRTLHELVQQALRVGKRVHSDTDIDHAGASVVSEALSDAARALGGLAGRRALIVGAGSMGGLAAAHLRRAGIGEVVIANRTAANGARLAESLTADGVPARSTGLADLTTEIARADVLFACTGSVDTVVGAELIGDREPGRPLVVCDLGLPKDVDPAAALLSGVRVVDLETLQRRLSDAPAGQGATRAAEIVAEEVRGYLAGQRKAEVTPTVTALRKRAAEVVDAELLRLDSRLPQLDGAVRDELAKTVRRVVDKLLHTPTVRVKELAAAPGGEGYADALRELFGLDPQKPAAVSTPLSTQNPTQTKGEKR, via the coding sequence ATGAGTGTCCTCGTCGTCGGACTTTCGCATCGCACCACCCCCGTTCCCGTGCTGGAACGCGTCGCCGTCGCCGACTCCGACCTGGGCAAGGTCCTCGACCAGCTGCTCGAGGCGCCCAGCGTGTCCGAGGCCGTGCTGCTGTCGACCTGCAACCGCGTCGAGGTGTACGCGGTCGTCGAGACCTTCCACGGCGGCATGAACGAGGTCGTCGAGGTGCTGGCCCACCAGGCCGCCGCCGAGCCCGCCGACCTGTTCGAGCACCTCTACGTGCACTACTCCGCCGCCGCCGTCGAGCACCTGTTCTCCGTCGCGGGCGGCCTGGACTCGATGGTCGTCGGCGAGGCCCAGATCCTCGGCCAGCTGCGCACCGCCTACAACCGCGCCGACGAGGCCGGCGTGGTCGGCCGCACCCTGCACGAGCTGGTCCAGCAGGCGCTGCGGGTCGGCAAGCGCGTGCACTCCGACACCGACATCGACCACGCCGGCGCGTCCGTGGTCTCCGAGGCCCTCTCCGACGCCGCGCGGGCGCTGGGCGGGCTCGCCGGCCGTCGCGCGCTGATCGTGGGCGCGGGCTCCATGGGCGGCCTGGCCGCCGCGCACCTGCGCCGCGCCGGCATCGGCGAGGTCGTGATCGCCAACCGGACCGCCGCCAACGGCGCCCGCCTGGCCGAGTCGCTGACCGCCGACGGCGTGCCCGCCCGCTCCACGGGCCTTGCCGACCTGACCACCGAGATCGCCCGCGCGGACGTGCTGTTCGCCTGCACCGGCTCGGTCGACACCGTCGTGGGCGCGGAGCTGATCGGCGACCGCGAACCCGGCCGTCCCCTGGTCGTGTGCGACCTGGGCCTGCCCAAGGACGTGGACCCGGCCGCCGCGCTGCTGTCCGGCGTGCGCGTGGTCGACCTGGAGACCCTCCAGCGCAGGCTCTCCGACGCCCCCGCGGGCCAGGGCGCGACCCGCGCCGCCGAGATCGTGGCCGAGGAGGTCCGCGGCTACCTGGCGGGCCAGCGCAAGGCCGAGGTCACGCCCACCGTGACGGCGCTGCGCAAGCGGGCCGCCGAGGTCGTGGACGCCGAGCTGCTGCGCCTGGACTCCCGGCTGCCGCAGCTGGACGGCGCGGTCCGCGACGAGCTGGCCAAGACCGTGCGGCGCGTGGTCGACAAGCTCCTGCACACCCCGACCGTGCGGGTCAAGGAGCTGGCCGCCGCGCCCGGCGGCGAGGGCTACGCCGACGCGCTGCGCGAGCTGTTCGGCCTCGACCCGCAGAAACCGGCCGCCGTCAGCACTCCCCTCTCGACGCAGAACCCGACGCAGACCAAAGGTGAGAAGCGGTGA
- the hemC gene encoding hydroxymethylbilane synthase, producing MNRTLRIGTRGSALALAQTGHVADALRAAGADVEIVTISTPGDRSSAPIAEIGIGVFTSALRDALANGEIDVAVHSYKDLPTARDPRLSLAAVPPREDPRDALVARDGLTLGELPAGSRVGTGSPRRAAQLEALGLGLEVVPLRGNVDTRIRKVRDGELDAVVLARAGIARLGRTAEITETLEPIQMLPAPAQGALAVECRVDDVDTEHLLQSTLDDSASRAAVAAERALLAALEAGCSAPVGALADVVEDLDDQGAVVHRLSLRGVMAAEDGDLLRASATGDLTAAEELGRALAAELLDLSGLAAARSEGRS from the coding sequence GTGAACCGCACCCTGAGGATCGGCACGCGCGGCAGTGCCCTGGCACTCGCGCAGACCGGTCACGTGGCCGACGCGTTGCGCGCAGCGGGCGCCGACGTGGAGATCGTGACCATCTCGACCCCCGGCGACCGGTCGTCCGCGCCGATCGCCGAGATCGGCATCGGGGTGTTCACCTCGGCGCTGCGCGACGCGCTGGCGAACGGCGAGATCGACGTCGCCGTCCACTCCTACAAGGACCTGCCCACCGCTCGTGACCCGCGCCTGTCGCTGGCGGCCGTGCCCCCGCGCGAGGACCCGCGCGACGCGCTGGTCGCCCGGGACGGCCTGACCCTGGGCGAGCTGCCCGCCGGGTCCCGCGTCGGCACCGGCTCGCCCCGGCGGGCCGCCCAGCTCGAAGCCCTCGGGCTCGGCCTGGAGGTCGTGCCCCTGCGCGGCAACGTGGACACCCGCATCCGCAAGGTGCGCGACGGCGAGCTGGACGCCGTCGTGCTGGCCCGCGCGGGCATCGCGCGCCTGGGCCGCACCGCCGAGATCACCGAGACCCTGGAGCCCATCCAGATGCTCCCCGCGCCCGCCCAGGGCGCCCTCGCGGTGGAGTGCCGGGTCGACGACGTCGACACCGAGCACCTCCTCCAGTCCACTCTGGACGACTCGGCCAGTCGGGCCGCTGTCGCCGCCGAGCGCGCGCTGCTGGCCGCGCTCGAAGCTGGTTGCAGCGCGCCGGTCGGCGCACTGGCCGATGTGGTGGAAGACCTCGACGACCAGGGAGCGGTGGTCCACCGCCTGTCCCTGCGCGGGGTCATGGCGGCGGAGGACGGCGACCTCCTCCGTGCGTCCGCCACCGGTGACTTGACCGCAGCAGAGGAACTCGGCCGCGCGCTGGCCGCCGAGTTGCTCGACCTTTCCGGCCTCGCCGCTGCGCGGTCGGAAGGGCGTAGTTGA
- the hemB gene encoding porphobilinogen synthase: MFPAHRPRRLRTTPAMRRLVAETTVRPRQLVLPMFVKEGAETPVEIASMPGVVQHTRESLRKAAVEAVQAGVGGIMLFGVPSTRDAVGSGATDPDGILNVALRDLRSELGDSTVLMSDCCLDEFTDHGHCGVLTPTGEVDNDATLEVYGEMAVAQARAGAHVVGPSGMMDGQIGFIRAALDEAGLTDTGILAYAVKYASALYGPFRDAIESALQGDRKTYQQDPANAREALREVELDLAEGADMVMVKPAGPYLDVLASVAQVSTVPVAAYQISGEYAMVEAAARNGWIERERTVLETLTSIRRAGADIVLTYWAVEAARWLDRE; this comes from the coding sequence GTGTTCCCCGCCCACCGCCCCCGCCGGCTGCGCACCACGCCCGCCATGCGCCGCCTGGTCGCCGAGACCACCGTGCGCCCGCGCCAGCTCGTGCTGCCGATGTTCGTCAAGGAAGGCGCCGAGACGCCGGTCGAGATCGCGTCCATGCCCGGCGTCGTCCAGCACACCCGCGAGTCGCTGCGCAAAGCCGCCGTCGAGGCCGTCCAGGCGGGGGTCGGCGGCATCATGCTGTTCGGCGTCCCCAGCACCCGCGACGCCGTCGGCTCCGGCGCGACCGACCCGGACGGCATCCTCAACGTCGCCCTGCGCGACCTGCGCTCCGAGCTGGGCGACAGCACCGTGCTGATGTCGGACTGCTGCCTGGACGAGTTCACCGACCACGGCCACTGCGGCGTCCTCACCCCGACCGGCGAGGTCGACAACGACGCCACGCTGGAGGTCTACGGCGAGATGGCCGTGGCCCAGGCCCGCGCCGGCGCCCACGTCGTCGGCCCCAGCGGCATGATGGACGGCCAGATCGGGTTCATCCGGGCCGCGCTGGACGAGGCCGGGCTCACCGACACCGGCATCCTCGCCTACGCCGTCAAGTACGCCTCCGCGCTCTACGGCCCGTTCCGGGACGCGATCGAGTCGGCGCTCCAGGGCGACCGCAAGACCTACCAGCAGGACCCGGCCAACGCCCGCGAGGCGCTGCGCGAGGTCGAGCTGGACCTGGCGGAGGGCGCCGACATGGTCATGGTCAAGCCCGCCGGGCCCTACCTCGACGTGCTGGCGTCGGTCGCGCAGGTGTCGACCGTGCCGGTCGCGGCGTACCAGATCTCCGGCGAGTACGCGATGGTCGAGGCGGCCGCCCGCAACGGCTGGATCGAGCGCGAGCGGACCGTCCTGGAGACCCTGACGTCGATCCGCCGCGCGGGCGCGGACATCGTGCTCACCTACTGGGCGGTGGAGGCGGCGCGGTGGCTCGACCGGGAGTGA
- a CDS encoding molybdopterin-dependent oxidoreductase, whose translation MSRWTAALVGIVSVAAALAAGHLVAALVGPSASPFLAVGNTFIDLTPPPLKDFAVRTFGTYDKLVLLVGMAVVIAALAVAAGLLSRKSPTPGTVLGAVLGVIGVAAVLYRPDLGQLGLLAPLAAGAVGIGVFRWLHSEVQPERHVESRRSLLIVAGGSVVAGLGGQLLGTRTDVEGSRASVGELKPTTTAPAIPAGADFAGQGTPSFITPNRDFYRIDTALSVPRLRAEDWTLRVHGLVERELTLDYADLRGRDLVERTITMTCVSNEVGGPYISTANFIGVPLHLVLEEAGVKPDADQLFSTSADGWTAGSPVDVVLDPDRGALIALGMNGEPLPVEHGFPARLVVPGLYGYVSATKWVVDLELTTFAAKRGYWLDRGWAQRAPIKTMSRIDSPKGLSKTGGKVTVAGVAWAQPTGVAKVEVRVDGGPWQVAELGADVGGSAWRMWRLPLDLKPGGHTVECRATDKSGFTQPQERVAPIPDGATGWHSIFFTVE comes from the coding sequence ATGAGCCGTTGGACCGCCGCCCTGGTCGGGATCGTGAGCGTGGCCGCCGCCCTGGCCGCCGGGCACCTCGTCGCCGCGCTCGTCGGGCCGTCCGCCTCGCCCTTCCTGGCGGTCGGGAACACGTTCATCGACCTCACCCCGCCGCCGCTCAAGGACTTCGCCGTCCGCACCTTCGGCACCTACGACAAGCTGGTCCTGCTGGTCGGCATGGCGGTCGTGATCGCGGCGCTCGCCGTCGCCGCCGGGTTGCTGTCGCGCAAGAGCCCCACGCCGGGCACGGTGCTGGGCGCCGTCCTGGGCGTGATCGGGGTCGCCGCCGTGCTCTACCGGCCCGACCTGGGGCAACTCGGCCTCCTCGCACCGCTGGCCGCCGGCGCGGTCGGGATCGGCGTCTTCCGGTGGCTGCACTCCGAAGTGCAGCCCGAGCGGCACGTCGAGAGCCGCCGCAGCCTCCTGATCGTCGCCGGTGGCAGCGTCGTCGCGGGGCTCGGTGGGCAACTGCTCGGCACCCGCACGGACGTCGAAGGGTCCCGGGCGTCCGTGGGGGAGCTCAAGCCCACCACCACAGCGCCTGCGATCCCCGCGGGAGCGGACTTCGCGGGCCAGGGCACGCCCTCGTTCATCACGCCCAACCGCGACTTCTACCGCATCGACACCGCGCTGAGCGTCCCGCGCCTGCGCGCCGAGGACTGGACCCTGCGCGTCCACGGCCTGGTCGAGCGCGAGCTGACCCTGGACTACGCCGACCTGCGCGGCCGTGACCTGGTCGAACGCACGATCACCATGACGTGCGTGTCCAACGAGGTCGGTGGGCCGTACATCTCCACCGCGAACTTCATCGGCGTCCCCCTCCACCTGGTCCTGGAGGAGGCCGGGGTCAAGCCCGACGCCGACCAGCTCTTCTCCACCAGCGCCGACGGCTGGACGGCCGGCTCACCGGTGGACGTCGTCCTCGACCCGGACCGGGGCGCGCTGATCGCCCTGGGCATGAACGGCGAACCGCTGCCGGTCGAGCACGGCTTCCCCGCCCGCCTGGTCGTCCCGGGCCTCTACGGCTACGTGAGCGCCACCAAGTGGGTCGTGGACCTGGAGCTGACCACCTTCGCCGCCAAGCGCGGCTACTGGCTCGACCGCGGCTGGGCGCAGCGCGCGCCGATCAAGACCATGTCCCGGATCGACAGCCCGAAGGGCCTGTCCAAGACCGGCGGGAAGGTCACCGTCGCGGGTGTGGCGTGGGCGCAGCCGACCGGTGTCGCGAAGGTCGAGGTGCGGGTGGACGGCGGTCCGTGGCAGGTCGCCGAGTTGGGGGCCGACGTCGGCGGCTCGGCGTGGCGCATGTGGCGGCTGCCGCTGGACCTCAAGCCCGGTGGTCACACGGTCGAGTGCCGTGCCACCGACAAGTCCGGCTTCACGCAGCCCCAGGAGCGGGTGGCGCCCATCCCGGACGGCGCGACCGGCTGGCACTCGATCTTCTTCACGGTCGAGTGA
- a CDS encoding fasciclin domain-containing protein, whose protein sequence is MRNSQLALVGAAVAAFALTACSANDKASTANPATTTTTTTTTTAQAMADGVTKTTDVFGAGCAGVPQDAKDEGSLQGMADDPVATAASNNPLLTKLVAAVKAANLVDTLNSQSAITVFAPADPAFAELGDAKFTELAGQPETLGKILQFHVVGKRYDADGLRAAGTVKALTGQDLKVEGSGTTMTVNGAPVLCGNIPTKNATVFVIGKVLTPPAA, encoded by the coding sequence GTGCGGAACAGCCAGCTCGCCCTCGTCGGAGCCGCCGTCGCCGCCTTCGCGCTCACCGCGTGCAGCGCGAACGACAAGGCGTCGACCGCCAACCCGGCGACCACCACCACGACCACGACCACCACGACCGCCCAGGCGATGGCCGACGGCGTCACCAAGACCACGGACGTCTTCGGCGCGGGCTGCGCCGGCGTCCCCCAGGACGCCAAGGACGAGGGCTCGCTGCAGGGCATGGCGGACGACCCGGTGGCGACCGCCGCGAGCAACAACCCGCTGCTGACCAAGCTGGTCGCGGCGGTCAAGGCGGCCAACCTGGTGGACACGCTCAACTCGCAGTCCGCCATCACGGTGTTCGCGCCGGCCGATCCGGCGTTCGCCGAGCTGGGTGACGCGAAGTTCACGGAACTGGCCGGTCAGCCGGAGACGCTGGGCAAGATCCTCCAGTTCCACGTGGTCGGCAAGCGCTACGACGCCGACGGCCTGCGCGCGGCCGGCACGGTCAAGGCGCTCACCGGGCAGGACCTGAAGGTCGAGGGCTCCGGCACGACCATGACGGTCAACGGCGCCCCGGTCCTGTGCGGGAACATCCCGACCAAGAACGCCACCGTCTTCGTGATCGGCAAGGTGCTCACGCCTCCCGCGGCGTGA
- a CDS encoding glutaredoxin family protein, translating to MSRVDCHACEQAKADLERICGELGVPWDVQDVDGDPELRAEYGDRVPVILVDGEEHGYWSVEEDRLRAALT from the coding sequence ATGAGCCGGGTCGACTGCCACGCGTGCGAGCAGGCCAAGGCGGACCTGGAGCGGATCTGCGGCGAACTCGGCGTGCCCTGGGACGTGCAGGACGTCGACGGCGACCCCGAGCTGCGGGCCGAGTACGGGGACCGCGTGCCGGTGATCCTGGTCGACGGCGAGGAGCACGGCTACTGGTCGGTCGAGGAAGACCGCCTCCGCGCCGCCCTCACCTGA
- a CDS encoding DUF3093 family protein, whose translation MEQPVLYAEPGASWWPLLWGPVFVLVGVVVEAVTGGVWIALWAVVGFVLTCCAALWVAGRRRVYGVRLTPVSLRLGQEELPTRDIAEVEGVEPRAGAKVLGGGWTVPRGTSEVPIRLVDQTVVTGWARDPDALRGAVHRLLSHRT comes from the coding sequence GTGGAGCAGCCCGTCCTGTACGCCGAGCCCGGCGCGTCCTGGTGGCCCCTGCTGTGGGGGCCGGTGTTCGTGCTGGTCGGCGTGGTCGTGGAGGCGGTCACCGGCGGCGTGTGGATCGCGCTGTGGGCGGTCGTCGGGTTCGTGCTGACCTGCTGCGCCGCGCTGTGGGTGGCCGGGCGGCGGCGCGTCTACGGGGTGCGGCTCACCCCGGTGTCGCTGCGCCTGGGCCAGGAGGAGCTGCCGACGCGGGACATCGCCGAGGTCGAGGGCGTCGAGCCGCGCGCGGGCGCGAAGGTGCTGGGTGGCGGGTGGACCGTGCCGCGCGGGACGAGCGAGGTGCCGATCCGGCTCGTCGACCAGACCGTGGTCACCGGGTGGGCGCGGGACCCCGACGCGCTGCGCGGGGCCGTCCACCGCCTGCTGTCGCACCGGACGTGA